Proteins encoded together in one Ferroglobus placidus DSM 10642 window:
- a CDS encoding EMC6-like membrane protein, which yields MKKTYLPILLGALAGIISYLITQDLRTRDAIGIVVLMAFVYIHKFILPKLGEKIETKDWVAIFFLSLCSWYVSWTLLLNL from the coding sequence ATGAAGAAGACGTATCTTCCAATACTGCTCGGAGCGCTGGCTGGAATCATCTCTTACCTAATAACTCAAGACCTCAGGACGAGGGATGCGATAGGAATAGTCGTTCTCATGGCATTCGTTTACATCCACAAGTTCATACTCCCCAAGTTAGGAGAGAAGATAGAAACCAAGGACTGGGTGGCTATATTCTTCCTTTCTCTCTGCAGCTGGTACGTTAGCTGGACGCTTTTACTCAACTTGTAA